One Mytilus trossulus isolate FHL-02 chromosome 5, PNRI_Mtr1.1.1.hap1, whole genome shotgun sequence DNA segment encodes these proteins:
- the LOC134718648 gene encoding tyrosinase-like protein isoform X2, which yields MRSYFLLMVLIPASALIVEDVFPPMLEECYAGQVDKTTTPYDVQTSCLESYLTHMDRNTSAIGLGRDAYNWFDSLGKKLHIRLKRQAKRGYYRLRERKEIRALTEDEREKFFDAVNALKKDTSVSPNKYESFVVMHMGSAESSAHGGPNFVSWHRYFCLLFENALREVNRKSRSVTLPYWDSRADYLMTNREDSILFTEIFLGNPKGVVYSGPFAFWSTLRSTLLRRDVGRSGWPIDPQTIKEVFKKKYHREILTPTAPRGDFANLESHHNMVHGFVGGRDGHMSDVLLSPSDPVFWLHHCFVDYLWEQFRKRQTELGINSETDYPVAPNTGPSHLPNRIMDNLMPTKTNIQGYSNSFTKQIYRYADAPTCKNRCGGAFDGFLFCDKTKNACVSRSRYDFIGVNGFSKVKNWYPPIEKGKRVTVSTSIKNMKPTKQPTKTEMKNELGAEADVLTGTTILSAFSTKENTELTKTSAAPKITKRFKMPFAKPRRRRSVKYTLNGDNLKIGLDINLRMIQKRKSSSLSETSNKLDSLALSPIAITNKHIINRTPGHDEIKQQRTFNITFQTDGFSYSGRHMDYISVDERTLTSESVGVIAFEKPLDGETKAYVRVYDSNGVMCQPSCLVSQSMYKECSGLIKITSESPRMYVDSYNGAFDSEIKPFLRFVCVN from the exons ATGAGGTCTTATTTCCTTTTGATGGTCCTTATTCCGGCGTCAGCGCTTATTGTAGAAGATGTATTCCCACCAATGTTGGAAGAATGCTATGCAGGACAAGTTGATAAAACTACCACTCCATACGATGTTCAAACTAGCTGTTTAGAAAGTTATTTGACACATATGGACAGAAATACTAGCGCAATTGGTTTAGGAAGGGATGCCTACAACTGGTTTGATTCGCTCGGCAAAAAATTACATATTCGGCTAAAACGACAAGCAAAGAGAGGGTACTACCGGCTGCGCGAAAGGAAAGAAATACGTGCATTAACTGAGGACGAAAGGGAGAAATTTTTCGACGCAGTAAATGCCCTTAAAAAAGACACG TCGGTCTCACCAAACAAGTATGAATCGTTTGTAGTTATGCATATGGGAAGCGCCGAAAGTTCTGCACATGGTGGTCCAAACTTTGTAAGCTGGCATAGATATTTCTGCTTGTT ATTTGAAAATGCTCTGCGGGAAGTAAATAGAAAAAGCAGATCAGTGACTCTTCCTTACTGGGATTCTAGGGCAGATTATTTGATGACGAATCGAGAGGATTCTATCttatttactgaaatatttttagGAAATCCGAAAGGCGTTGTTTATTCAGGTCCATTTGCATTTTGGTCAACTCTAAGATCCACTTTGTTAAGACGTGATGTAGGAAGATCTGGTTGGCCTATTGACCCACAAACAATAaaagaagtgtttaaaaaaaaatatcaccgGGAAATCCTGACCCCGACAGCTCCAAGAGGCGATTTTGCCAATTTGGAGTCACACCACAATATGGTTCACGGGTTTGTCGGCGGACGTGATGGCCATATGAGTGACGTACTTTTAAGTCCATCGGACCCAGTTTTCTGGCTTCACCATTGCTTCGTAGATTACCTTTGGGAACAATTTAGAAAGCGCCAAACAGAATTAGGAATAAATTCGGAAACAGACTACCCAGTTGCACCAAACACTGGACCAAGCCACCTGCCAAATAGAATAATGGATAATTTGATGCCAACAAAGACGAATATTCAGGGGTACAGTAattcatttacaaaacaaatctataGATATGCAGATGCCCCTACTTGTAAAAACAGATGTGGAGGAGCGTTTGACGGATTTTTGTTCTGTGACAAAACCAAAAATGCATGTGTTTCAAGATCTAGGTATGATTTCATTGGTGTTAATGGCTTTAGTAAGGTTAAGAATTGGTACCCGCCAATTGAAAAGGGAAAAAGGGTCACCGTTTCAACAAGCATCAAGAATATGAAACCTACGAAACAACCAACGAAAACAGAGATGAAAAATGAATTAGGGGCTGAAGCCGACGTATTAACGGGAACTACAATTCTTTCAGCATTCTCAACTAAAGAAAACACAGAATTAACTAAAACGTCAGCAGCTCCAAAAATTACTAAAAGATTCAAGATGCCCTTCGCTAAACCAAGGCGTCGCAGATCAGTTAAGTACACTTTAAATGGCGATAATTTGAAGATTGGCTTAGATATAAATCTTCGTATGATACAAAAGAGAAAATCTAGTTCTTTGAGTGAGACTTCAAATAAACTCGACAGTTTGGCACTGTCTCCAATagcaataacaaacaaacacataataAATCGAACCCCGGGACATGATGAAATTAAACAGCAAAGAACATTTAATATTACATTTCAAACTGATGGATTTTCCTATAGTGGAAGACATATGGACTACATTTCTGTAGATGAACGCACACTCACGTCTGAATCTGTTGGTGTTATTGCCTTTGAGAAGCCATTAGATGGTGAAACAAAAGCATACGTTAGGGTGTACGACTCAAACGGTGTAATGTGTCAACCTAGCTGTCTGGTATCACAATCAATGTATAAGGAATGTTCGGGACTGATCAAGATCACGTCCGAGTCTCCTCGTATGTACGTTGATTCATATAATGGCGCGTTTGATTCCGAAATAAAACCGTTTCTGAGATTTGTTTGTGTAAATTAA